The region TGTATGACGAAACGCCGATTCACAGGGATAATTTCAGAAAGCTCGTGTCCGAAGGTTACTACGACGGGACGACGTTTCACCGCGTGATCGAAGGGTTCATGATTCAGGGTGGAGACGGACTGTCGAAAGACGATAATCCGCTCAACGATGGAGCCGGGGAAATAGGCTATACGCTGGAGGCGGAATTTCAGCCGGGTCT is a window of Rhodothermales bacterium DNA encoding:
- a CDS encoding peptidylprolyl isomerase codes for the protein MVAATSTATKDQQDDIMPETSYYEIKTPQGRMVIRLYDETPIHRDNFRKLVSEGYYDGTTFHRVIEGFMIQGGDGLSKDDNPLNDGAGEIGYTLEAEFQPGL